From one Aminivibrio sp. genomic stretch:
- a CDS encoding xanthine dehydrogenase family protein molybdopterin-binding subunit codes for MNEKTVLVGSRLPRTDGLAKACGSAKFLDDLTIDGCWVGGTVRAQVPRGRIKGIRQDPSFDWSRAVLVTARDIPGVNTVSMIRDDYPALADSLISFPTQAVALVAAPDQETLMEALAAVTVDMEELPPVLTVEDSIACTQVIWGDNNVMDEYTVASGNAAGAFASADLIVEGTYRTKHQEHVYLETQGMAALPGEDGSMEVIGSMQCPYYVHSALVKGLGFLPEKVRVRQTVTGGGFGGKEDYPSILGLHAALLALKSGRPVKMVYDRKEDLLCTTKRHPSIIRHRTGVKKDGTLVAAEIDIILDGGAFTTMSKVVLSRSILHATGCYFIPDVSVRARAVATNTPPNGAYRGFGVPQSNFAVERHMDRIAEVLGMDPLDLRKKNLLKNGFSFPYGQVLGEGMSAELVLDKVVEMSGYREKRRLFDEENRKNPFFKKGIGLSLGLHGGGFTGSGEENINGSASVRVAGGEKVEVLVSSVEMGQGASTVLPMIAAETLGLDFTKVVHHIPDTSVVPNSGPTVASRTTMYVGKTVQDACLSLVEQMAEKAAELEEFAGTPVSFEKGAFSAGENERIPFFDMAKRLASFPGVLSATARYRPDPGFSWDEASYTGDAYKAYAWIANVVEVEVDMETFEISPRKAHVSAEIGKAVSPVLAAGQIEGGSLQAFGYAYLEDVEMKNGSYTAAHLNQYLIPTTLDTPDFSVDLQEVPFSGGPYGAKGLGELPMDSGAPALVAAVGQATGIFPERIPVTGEYLHSLLRGKKQERKAGEQ; via the coding sequence TTGAACGAGAAAACGGTCCTCGTCGGTTCTCGGCTTCCGAGAACCGACGGCCTGGCAAAAGCGTGCGGAAGTGCCAAATTTCTGGATGACCTGACCATCGACGGATGCTGGGTCGGCGGAACGGTGCGCGCCCAGGTGCCCAGGGGAAGAATAAAGGGAATCCGGCAGGATCCCTCTTTTGACTGGAGCCGGGCTGTCCTGGTGACGGCGCGGGATATTCCCGGGGTCAACACGGTTTCCATGATCAGGGACGATTACCCTGCTCTGGCTGATTCCCTGATCTCCTTCCCGACCCAGGCGGTTGCCCTGGTGGCTGCCCCGGACCAGGAAACCCTCATGGAGGCCCTTGCAGCAGTTACGGTGGACATGGAGGAGCTCCCCCCCGTCCTCACCGTGGAGGACTCCATAGCCTGTACCCAGGTCATCTGGGGGGACAACAACGTCATGGACGAATATACAGTTGCCTCGGGGAACGCGGCCGGGGCATTTGCTTCGGCGGACCTTATTGTGGAAGGGACCTACAGGACAAAACACCAGGAGCACGTCTATCTTGAAACCCAGGGCATGGCAGCCCTTCCAGGAGAGGACGGATCCATGGAGGTCATCGGTTCCATGCAGTGTCCCTATTACGTTCACTCGGCCCTGGTCAAGGGACTGGGCTTTCTCCCCGAAAAGGTCAGAGTTCGCCAGACCGTGACAGGGGGCGGTTTCGGCGGGAAAGAGGACTATCCGTCCATTCTTGGACTCCATGCGGCCCTTCTCGCCCTGAAGAGCGGACGACCGGTGAAAATGGTCTACGACAGAAAAGAAGACCTTCTGTGCACAACCAAACGGCACCCTTCGATCATCAGGCACCGGACCGGGGTCAAAAAGGACGGAACCCTGGTGGCTGCGGAAATCGACATCATCCTTGACGGAGGAGCCTTCACCACCATGAGCAAGGTGGTACTCTCCCGCTCCATTCTCCACGCCACCGGGTGCTACTTCATTCCCGACGTCTCCGTCAGGGCCCGTGCGGTGGCCACGAACACACCTCCAAACGGCGCCTACAGGGGATTCGGGGTTCCCCAGAGTAATTTCGCCGTCGAGCGGCACATGGACAGGATTGCAGAGGTTCTTGGAATGGACCCCTTGGACCTCCGGAAGAAAAACCTCCTGAAAAACGGGTTTTCCTTTCCCTACGGACAGGTCCTTGGAGAAGGCATGTCGGCTGAGCTGGTCCTGGACAAAGTGGTGGAAATGTCCGGTTACCGGGAGAAACGGCGCCTGTTCGACGAAGAAAACAGAAAGAATCCTTTTTTCAAGAAGGGCATAGGTCTCTCCCTCGGGCTTCACGGCGGCGGTTTTACCGGAAGCGGGGAAGAAAATATCAACGGCTCCGCATCCGTCCGGGTTGCAGGGGGCGAGAAGGTTGAGGTGCTTGTGAGCAGCGTTGAAATGGGCCAGGGTGCATCCACCGTCCTTCCCATGATTGCGGCGGAGACCCTCGGACTGGACTTCACGAAAGTGGTTCACCATATTCCCGATACGTCAGTGGTCCCGAACAGCGGCCCCACGGTCGCATCAAGGACAACCATGTACGTGGGAAAAACGGTCCAGGACGCCTGCCTTTCCCTTGTAGAGCAGATGGCGGAAAAGGCAGCCGAACTTGAAGAGTTCGCCGGTACGCCTGTCTCATTTGAAAAGGGAGCTTTCTCAGCAGGCGAAAATGAGCGGATTCCTTTCTTCGACATGGCGAAGAGGCTTGCTTCTTTCCCCGGAGTTCTCTCCGCGACAGCGCGTTATCGGCCGGATCCGGGATTTTCTTGGGATGAAGCATCCTACACCGGCGACGCGTACAAGGCCTACGCCTGGATCGCCAATGTGGTGGAGGTCGAGGTGGACATGGAAACCTTCGAAATTTCGCCCCGGAAAGCCCATGTCTCAGCCGAGATAGGGAAGGCTGTTTCTCCCGTCCTTGCCGCAGGCCAGATTGAAGGAGGATCCCTCCAGGCTTTCGGCTACGCTTACCTCGAGGACGTGGAGATGAAAAACGGAAGCTACACCGCGGCACACCTCAACCAGTACCTGATCCCGACGACCCTCGACACGCCGGATTTTTCCGTGGATCTTCAGGAAGTACCCTTCTCGGGGGGACCCTACGGAGCGAAGGGGCTGGGTGAGCTTCCCATGGACTCAGGCGCTCCGGCGCTTGTCGCCGCTGTCGGGCAGGCGACGGGAATCTTTCCCGAGAGGATTCCTGTGACAGGAGAATATCTGCATTCCCTTCTTCGGGGAAAAAAGCAGGAACGGAAGGCAGGAGAACAATGA
- a CDS encoding amidohydrolase family protein: protein MTGKYGDSQDFVIGRGVVADGAGLFLEDGALFVSGGRIVEIGPWETVRRDDIPFYDVEGRLILPGLVNFHHHLYSFFAPGISPAGPTETFPEILENLWWRLDRMIDEESLYFSVLMGALDSLSFGVTSIFDHHASMNFDRESLDVAAEAVSLAGIRAVLCLETSDRQGKEAMKRQVAENVSFWEKHRGDPFLGGMFGLHANLTLSEETLAFISTEKPAEMAVHVHCGEAPEDLAFCRELGYQGPVDRLNSFGLLDGDSFLIHCVHLSETDYSLLGEIRPVVVLNPESNANNRVGKPDRDRLPGHLLGTDGMSGDMVAALRSYMLLGAGGGEPYSRMADMMFRFPEKVLQRRLPVRTGFRPGAAADIAVLDYIPLSPVSETNLLGHLLFGAKGGKAHLTVVNGKILWRKGEFPGHDMDSLRFRAKRAASALSLRFRNL, encoded by the coding sequence ATGACCGGAAAATACGGCGACAGCCAGGACTTTGTCATTGGACGGGGTGTCGTGGCAGACGGGGCGGGGCTTTTTCTCGAAGACGGGGCGCTGTTCGTCTCCGGGGGCCGGATCGTGGAGATCGGTCCTTGGGAGACCGTCCGGAGAGATGACATCCCCTTCTACGACGTGGAAGGACGGCTGATTCTTCCGGGACTCGTGAATTTCCACCACCACCTGTACTCCTTCTTTGCCCCGGGAATCTCCCCGGCAGGTCCGACGGAGACCTTTCCCGAGATTCTCGAAAATCTCTGGTGGCGGCTGGACAGGATGATCGACGAGGAGTCGCTCTATTTTTCAGTGCTCATGGGAGCCCTGGATTCCCTTTCCTTCGGGGTGACCTCGATTTTCGACCATCATGCCTCCATGAATTTCGACCGCGAGAGCCTCGACGTGGCTGCGGAAGCCGTCTCTCTCGCGGGGATAAGGGCGGTGCTCTGCCTGGAGACATCCGACAGGCAGGGGAAAGAGGCGATGAAACGCCAGGTGGCGGAGAATGTTTCCTTCTGGGAGAAGCACCGCGGCGATCCCTTCCTTGGAGGAATGTTCGGGCTTCACGCCAACCTGACCCTTTCGGAGGAGACGCTGGCTTTCATCTCGACGGAAAAGCCGGCGGAAATGGCCGTTCATGTTCATTGCGGGGAAGCTCCGGAGGATCTCGCATTCTGCCGGGAGCTGGGGTACCAGGGCCCGGTGGACCGACTGAACTCCTTCGGCCTCCTGGACGGGGACAGCTTCCTGATTCATTGTGTCCATCTCTCGGAGACGGACTATTCCCTTCTCGGGGAGATCAGGCCAGTGGTCGTCCTGAATCCTGAATCCAACGCCAACAACCGGGTCGGAAAACCGGACAGGGACAGGCTTCCCGGGCATCTCTTGGGGACGGACGGGATGTCGGGAGACATGGTGGCCGCTCTTCGCTCTTACATGCTCCTCGGGGCCGGGGGCGGGGAACCCTATTCCAGAATGGCGGACATGATGTTCCGTTTCCCGGAAAAAGTTCTTCAGAGACGCCTTCCGGTCCGGACCGGTTTCCGGCCGGGAGCAGCGGCTGATATTGCGGTTCTCGATTACATCCCCCTTTCTCCCGTTTCGGAGACAAACCTACTCGGGCACCTCCTGTTCGGAGCAAAGGGAGGGAAAGCCCATCTCACGGTGGTCAACGGGAAAATCCTCTGGCGGAAGGGAGAATTCCCCGGTCACGACATGGACTCTCTCCGGTTTCGGGCCAAAAGGGCGGCATCGGCCCTATCGCTCCGCTTTCGAAATTTGTGA
- a CDS encoding FAD binding domain-containing protein, whose translation MKITCVINGTLRVLETRPLDRLLDVLRSLGLTGTKEGCGEGECGACAVLLDGELVNSCMIPAMQIHGRTVLTTEGLGSPDTPDILQKAYADEGAVQCGFCIPGMVIASRALLARNPHPDRPAIRTALAGNLCRCTGYEKIIRAVEKAADMGYGEEIPPFGGPVCCYPPEFTEEERKSFFQPSSLDEALEIRAEYGDEITFLAGTTDFYPDMKNGKVEVKKVLDLSRVEELKTIVLRSDDLFAGACAGDSMIMEHPDVLALFPALARAAELSGARAVQNRATLGGNLASASGAADLPVPLLVLGASVILASVRGERRIPMEEFFTGYRQTVMKKDEILRGVSLPLPRTSLRQAFYKRGSRAALTLSRISVACSAVLEKGTLKDVRIAAGSMSAFPVRLQETEELLSGKRLSAELADDAADRASREINPRTSGEFRKTVTGNLVRRFLLSLREN comes from the coding sequence ATGAAAATAACCTGTGTCATCAACGGGACGCTCCGGGTGTTGGAAACCCGTCCCTTGGACCGTCTTCTGGACGTGCTGCGGAGCCTTGGACTCACCGGTACGAAAGAAGGATGCGGGGAGGGGGAGTGCGGCGCCTGTGCCGTCCTTCTCGACGGAGAACTTGTCAATTCATGCATGATCCCTGCTATGCAGATCCATGGGCGGACAGTACTCACCACGGAAGGGCTGGGTTCGCCGGACACCCCGGATATCTTACAGAAAGCGTATGCTGACGAAGGGGCCGTGCAGTGCGGTTTCTGCATCCCGGGGATGGTGATTGCCTCCAGGGCTCTTCTCGCCCGAAATCCTCATCCGGACCGACCCGCGATCAGAACGGCCCTCGCCGGAAACCTGTGCCGGTGCACCGGCTACGAGAAAATCATCAGGGCAGTGGAGAAGGCGGCGGACATGGGGTACGGAGAGGAAATCCCGCCTTTCGGCGGACCGGTGTGCTGTTATCCGCCGGAATTTACCGAAGAGGAAAGAAAATCCTTTTTTCAGCCTTCGTCCCTCGATGAAGCCCTTGAAATACGGGCCGAATACGGCGATGAAATAACCTTTCTCGCGGGAACGACCGATTTCTATCCCGACATGAAAAACGGAAAAGTTGAGGTGAAGAAGGTTCTCGACCTCTCAAGAGTGGAAGAGCTCAAAACAATAGTCCTCCGCAGCGATGATCTTTTCGCGGGGGCCTGCGCCGGCGACAGCATGATCATGGAACATCCCGACGTGCTTGCTCTCTTTCCCGCCCTTGCCCGGGCAGCGGAACTGAGCGGTGCCCGGGCGGTGCAGAACAGGGCCACTCTGGGCGGAAACCTGGCTTCCGCCTCGGGCGCCGCCGACCTTCCTGTTCCCCTGCTGGTTCTCGGGGCGTCGGTCATCCTGGCGAGCGTCAGGGGAGAACGGCGGATTCCCATGGAGGAATTCTTTACCGGCTACAGGCAGACGGTCATGAAAAAAGATGAAATCCTGCGCGGCGTCTCTCTCCCCCTTCCCCGGACCTCTCTGCGGCAGGCGTTTTACAAGCGGGGTTCAAGGGCGGCACTGACCCTTTCCAGGATATCTGTTGCCTGTTCCGCCGTCCTGGAGAAAGGAACTCTGAAGGATGTGCGCATAGCAGCAGGAAGCATGTCCGCCTTTCCTGTCCGCCTTCAGGAGACCGAGGAGCTTCTTTCCGGCAAAAGACTTTCGGCCGAACTGGCAGATGATGCTGCGGACAGGGCCTCCCGGGAGATAAACCCAAGGACGTCCGGAGAATTCAGAAAAACGGTGACGGGAAACCTTGTACGGAGATTTCTCCTCTCTCTCCGGGAGAACTGA
- a CDS encoding diguanylate cyclase, which produces MADLSLRVHDVFFSNPVLTAAGPNVGTAARMHDAVAGGAGGIVTKTVSVVPAKDPRPTIRKASCGGLLNCETWAETPVEEYLEAYRDIKRAGVPLIVSVGYTPDDVRTLGRLLEKEVGPDIIEFSTHYTGKSIDPLLDVARALREAVSVPVWMKISPNTPDIEELAVRAADIVDGFVAINSFGPALDFDIDTAKPPLGSTYGQGWLSGPPIRPIALRIVYQIASVQPKPVIGVGGVYTGRDALQFLMAGASLVQICSAAIQHGPGIYGKVAREIGEWLDSSGYASIEDVRGLYMRNVMARNARPGAE; this is translated from the coding sequence ATGGCAGATCTTTCCTTACGGGTACATGATGTCTTTTTTTCAAATCCGGTACTGACAGCCGCAGGGCCGAATGTGGGAACGGCGGCGAGGATGCACGATGCCGTGGCAGGCGGAGCCGGAGGAATCGTGACAAAAACGGTCTCCGTGGTTCCTGCCAAGGACCCGAGACCCACCATACGGAAGGCCTCGTGCGGCGGTCTTCTCAACTGCGAAACCTGGGCCGAGACGCCGGTGGAGGAGTACCTGGAAGCCTACCGGGATATCAAGCGTGCCGGGGTTCCCCTCATCGTCTCCGTAGGCTACACGCCGGACGATGTAAGGACCTTGGGCAGATTGCTGGAAAAAGAAGTCGGGCCCGACATCATAGAGTTTTCCACCCACTATACCGGAAAGTCCATCGATCCTCTCCTCGACGTGGCCAGGGCGCTCCGGGAGGCCGTATCCGTTCCCGTATGGATGAAAATTTCTCCCAACACCCCGGATATCGAGGAACTGGCGGTGCGGGCGGCGGACATCGTGGATGGTTTTGTCGCCATCAACTCCTTCGGACCGGCCCTGGATTTCGACATTGACACGGCGAAGCCTCCGCTGGGCTCTACCTACGGCCAGGGATGGCTTTCCGGACCTCCCATACGCCCCATTGCCCTCCGCATTGTCTACCAGATAGCATCGGTTCAGCCGAAGCCGGTTATCGGCGTGGGAGGTGTTTATACCGGCAGGGACGCCCTTCAGTTCCTCATGGCCGGAGCGTCCCTTGTGCAGATCTGTTCTGCAGCCATACAGCACGGGCCGGGAATATACGGAAAAGTGGCCCGGGAGATAGGAGAATGGTTAGATTCGTCGGGGTATGCCTCCATTGAGGACGTCCGCGGCCTGTACATGAGAAACGTGATGGCCCGGAACGCCCGACCGGGTGCGGAATAG
- a CDS encoding molybdopterin cofactor-binding domain-containing protein, with product MSDLSVVGKPILKVDSLSLACGTARYTADFEVKDPLHLVFFYSPHAHAEILSIDDNPARSMEGVVDVFHSGNTPSELYTTAGQGYPEPSPYDTALFNKKVRYVGDIVGAVLAESTAAARAAAGAVRVEYRQLEPLFDPEKSMDPGAPCLHDDGAFAPLPVPYRPEENVAGEVLFSFGDVEKGFAEADFIEEETYRTHYTNHCAMEPHAATATFDEKGRLVIYSSTQVPFHARRTVSRVTGIPAHKIRVVKPRIGGGFGSKQEIILEPYVALAAWKYKRSVKAELTRREVFTTARTRHPMRVRIKTGVKRDGTITALEMNNIMNTGAYGAHALTVLSNAGSKVLPMFNKIPNVSFTGRAVYTTLPVGGAYRGYGATQGYFAFNQHVDGISRKIGMDFVDYIKKWHIREGETSEVFKAIGEGTEGVSQIIKSCKLSECLDRGAEEIGWSRLRGKRITSGSWVKGVGAAVSMQGSGIPKVDMGSASMKMNDDGSFNLYVGATDIGTGSDTILSQIAAETLKVPVEMILILSSDTDLTPFDTGAYASSTTYVSGQAVLRCAGKIRDQILSAAAVLMGAPAESLFLGDGGIVVNRQTGEEASFSKIACFALYSHDQFQIQAGASFTGDESPAPFMAHFAEVDVDLETGKVRLVKFVSAGDCGRPINPVLTEGQIEGATMNGISYALTEQYLFDPRGKMTNNSFWDYKIFGTLDMPEMKTILAESNEPTGPYGAKSISEIGINGPAPAIANAIFDATGRRIFDLPLTPEKVLAAIKGVK from the coding sequence ATGAGTGATCTTTCCGTGGTCGGAAAGCCGATCCTGAAGGTGGATTCCCTTTCCCTCGCCTGCGGCACTGCCAGGTATACAGCAGACTTCGAGGTAAAGGATCCTCTTCATCTGGTCTTCTTTTATTCCCCCCACGCCCATGCGGAGATACTGTCCATCGACGACAATCCTGCCCGGAGCATGGAGGGGGTGGTGGATGTCTTCCATTCGGGCAACACCCCTTCGGAACTGTACACCACGGCCGGGCAGGGATATCCCGAACCCTCGCCCTACGACACCGCCCTCTTCAACAAGAAGGTGAGGTACGTGGGCGATATCGTCGGTGCAGTTCTGGCGGAATCCACTGCGGCAGCCCGGGCGGCGGCGGGGGCCGTTCGGGTGGAGTACCGTCAGCTCGAACCCCTCTTTGACCCGGAAAAATCCATGGATCCGGGTGCCCCCTGTCTCCACGATGACGGAGCTTTCGCTCCCCTTCCCGTGCCGTACCGCCCGGAAGAGAATGTGGCGGGGGAAGTGCTTTTTTCCTTCGGCGACGTGGAAAAGGGCTTCGCCGAAGCCGATTTCATCGAGGAGGAAACCTACAGGACCCACTACACGAACCACTGTGCCATGGAACCCCATGCGGCCACTGCCACCTTCGACGAAAAGGGCAGGCTGGTTATTTATTCCTCGACCCAGGTCCCCTTCCATGCCCGTCGGACAGTCAGCAGGGTGACGGGTATTCCCGCCCACAAGATCAGGGTCGTGAAGCCGAGGATCGGCGGAGGCTTCGGCAGCAAGCAGGAGATCATTCTCGAGCCTTACGTGGCCTTGGCGGCGTGGAAATACAAGAGGAGCGTAAAAGCAGAGCTTACGCGCCGTGAAGTCTTCACCACCGCCAGGACGAGGCACCCCATGAGGGTCCGCATAAAGACCGGCGTAAAAAGGGACGGCACCATAACCGCCCTGGAAATGAACAATATCATGAATACAGGCGCCTACGGGGCTCATGCGCTCACGGTGCTCTCCAACGCGGGGTCGAAGGTTCTGCCCATGTTCAACAAGATACCCAATGTCTCCTTCACCGGTAGAGCAGTCTACACCACCCTTCCGGTGGGGGGCGCCTACCGGGGATACGGTGCCACCCAGGGGTACTTCGCCTTCAACCAGCATGTGGACGGCATAAGCAGAAAAATTGGAATGGATTTTGTCGATTACATAAAGAAATGGCATATTCGTGAGGGGGAAACCTCCGAAGTTTTCAAGGCGATCGGGGAAGGAACCGAGGGGGTAAGCCAGATCATCAAGTCGTGCAAACTCTCCGAGTGCCTGGACCGCGGAGCGGAAGAAATCGGCTGGAGCAGGCTCCGGGGAAAGAGGATCACCTCCGGCTCGTGGGTCAAGGGTGTGGGTGCCGCTGTCTCCATGCAGGGTTCGGGCATCCCGAAAGTGGACATGGGAAGCGCGTCCATGAAGATGAACGACGACGGTTCCTTCAACCTGTACGTGGGTGCCACGGATATCGGCACGGGGTCGGACACCATCCTCAGCCAGATAGCCGCGGAAACGCTGAAGGTGCCCGTGGAAATGATTCTCATCCTTTCTTCCGACACTGATCTTACCCCTTTCGACACCGGGGCCTACGCTTCCTCCACCACCTATGTCTCGGGCCAGGCGGTACTCCGCTGCGCCGGGAAGATCAGGGACCAAATCCTGTCCGCGGCAGCTGTCCTCATGGGCGCCCCTGCTGAATCGCTCTTCCTCGGCGACGGAGGGATTGTAGTGAACAGGCAGACCGGAGAGGAAGCGTCCTTTTCAAAAATCGCCTGCTTCGCCCTGTACAGCCACGACCAGTTCCAGATCCAGGCAGGCGCCTCTTTCACGGGTGATGAATCTCCTGCACCCTTTATGGCTCACTTTGCCGAAGTGGACGTGGACCTGGAAACGGGAAAGGTCCGCCTGGTGAAGTTCGTCTCTGCCGGAGACTGCGGGAGGCCGATCAACCCCGTTCTTACCGAGGGACAGATCGAGGGGGCCACCATGAACGGCATAAGCTACGCCCTCACGGAACAGTATCTCTTCGACCCGAGGGGGAAGATGACGAACAACTCCTTCTGGGACTACAAGATTTTCGGTACCCTGGACATGCCGGAAATGAAGACCATCCTGGCGGAATCGAACGAGCCCACGGGCCCCTACGGTGCGAAATCCATTTCGGAGATAGGGATCAACGGACCGGCCCCCGCCATTGCCAATGCCATTTTCGACGCCACGGGCAGGAGGATCTTTGATCTTCCCCTGACTCCCGAGAAGGTGCTCGCGGCGATCAAGGGTGTCAAATGA